From Homalodisca vitripennis isolate AUS2020 chromosome 1, UT_GWSS_2.1, whole genome shotgun sequence, the proteins below share one genomic window:
- the LOC124366296 gene encoding b(0,+)-type amino acid transporter 1-like isoform X1, translating into MADSEKTQTEAPVPDADEQDKLLMADGQHNDSYLRSQEEGTLPKTELTVSDVQTKEKNGDVAASSEEVNLKRELGLFSAVSLIVSVMIGSGIFVSPSSALQRAGSVGESLIIWASCGGISLLGALAFAELGTVVPQSGAEYSYFRAAFSPLHKFFGPLPSFLYVWVVVLILRPAEVAIIVLTFAEYIYSPIASAINAELSYFKQELLKKLIGTLALGVITFVNFRSVKLFVSMNNIFSSFKIVICMVVIGGGIYNLCLGNVENLSSGFEGSKTGLKDIILAIYSGLWAYDGWSSVVIVSEEVIKPDKNIPRSIMIGVPLVTCLYTMMNVAYMSVLTVGEMISVPAVAVAFGDKILGPLKFIVPVGVALSTFSCAMGIQFGVSRLCFVAGREGHMLESISYIHVRRYTPAPAVGMQALLTLLFMLSGDIISLIEFASFLIWTFYGLAFFALIVLRKTKADTYRPYKVPIVIPVVLAVLSAVIAGVPIVMDPAPEYIAAILFVLLGVVVYYPLVYKKKRLPCMEKFNYFIQVLMEVVPPAKMPDN; encoded by the exons ACGCAGACAGAGGCTCCAGTCCCGGACGCGGACGAACAAGACAAACTACTCATGGCAGATGGTCAACATAATGACA gtTATCTCAGGAGTCAAGAGGAGGGAACATTACCGAAAACAGAGTTGACCGTCAGTGACGTACAAACGAAAGAGAAGAATGGGGATGTGGCAGCGTCATCGGAAGAAGTCAACCTCAAAAGAGAACTGGGCCTGTTCAGTGCTGTTAGTCTCATTGTCAGTGTCATGATAG GTTCAGGGATATTTGTGTCACCATCCAGTGCCCTGCAAAGGGCAGGGTCAGTGGGTGAGTCCCTGATAATCTGGGCCTCGTGTGGTGGCATTTCATTACTGG GAGCTCTAGCGTTTGCAGAGTTAGGCACTGTTGTACCACAGTCAGGTGCAGAATACTCATACTTTCGAGCAGCGTTCTCTCCTCTCCACAAGTTCTTCGGTCCTCTTCCAAGTTTCCTGTACGTCTGGGTGGTGGTGCTGATCCTGCGACCAGCTGAAGTGGCCATCATCGTGCTGACTTTTGCTGAATACATTTACAGTCCGATAGCTTCAGCCATCAATGCTGAGCTCAGTTATTTCAAACAGGAACTGCTCAAGAAACTTATTGGAACACTTGCCTTAG GTGTAATTACATTCGTCAACTTTAGAAGTGTGAAACTGTTTGTCAGTATGAACAATATCTTCTCTTCCTTCAAGATAGTTATTTGTATGGTTGTTATTGGAGGCGGCATCTATAATCTCTGTCTag GTAATGTGGAAAACCTTAGCTCAGGATTTGAAGGCTCAAAAACTGGGCTAAAAGATATAATCCTGGCAATTTACAGTGGGTTATGGGCATATGATGGTTg GTCATCAGTGGTAATAGTTTCTGAAGAAGTTATCAAGCCAGATAA AAACATTCCAAGAAGTATAATGATAGGAGTGCCTCTAGTTACATGTCTGTACACAATGATGAATGTGGCATACATGTCCGTACTTACTGTTGGGGAAATGATATCTGTCCCAGCTGTAGCTGTA GCATTTGGTGACAAAATACTTGGacctttaaaatttattgtcCCAGTGGGGGTTGCTCTCTCTACCTTCAGCTGTGCCATGGGAATTCAGTTTGGAGTGTCAAG gttatgttttgttgcCGGTCGTGAGGGACACATGCTGGAGTCAATTTCTTACATCCATGTCCGCAGGTACACTCCTGCCCCAGCTGTTGGGATGCAG GCCTTGCTCACCTTACTGTTCATGCTGTCTGGAGACATCATCAGTCTGATAGAGTTTGCCAGCTTCCTCATCTGGACCTTTTATGGTCTAGCTTTCTTTGCTCTTATAGTTTTGAGGAAAACAAAAGCTGACACTTACAGACCTTACAAG GTGCCGATAGTGATACCTGTGGTGTTAGCAGTTTTATCAGCTGTAATAGCAGGAGTTCCCATAGTGATGGATCCTGCACCAGAATATATCGCTGCCATACTCTTCGTTCTTCTGGGAGTTGTTGTCTACTATCCCCTTGTCTACAAAAAAAAGAGACTGCCTTGTATGG
- the LOC124366296 gene encoding b(0,+)-type amino acid transporter 1-like isoform X2, with product MADGQHNDSYLRSQEEGTLPKTELTVSDVQTKEKNGDVAASSEEVNLKRELGLFSAVSLIVSVMIGSGIFVSPSSALQRAGSVGESLIIWASCGGISLLGALAFAELGTVVPQSGAEYSYFRAAFSPLHKFFGPLPSFLYVWVVVLILRPAEVAIIVLTFAEYIYSPIASAINAELSYFKQELLKKLIGTLALGVITFVNFRSVKLFVSMNNIFSSFKIVICMVVIGGGIYNLCLGNVENLSSGFEGSKTGLKDIILAIYSGLWAYDGWSSVVIVSEEVIKPDKNIPRSIMIGVPLVTCLYTMMNVAYMSVLTVGEMISVPAVAVAFGDKILGPLKFIVPVGVALSTFSCAMGIQFGVSRLCFVAGREGHMLESISYIHVRRYTPAPAVGMQALLTLLFMLSGDIISLIEFASFLIWTFYGLAFFALIVLRKTKADTYRPYKVPIVIPVVLAVLSAVIAGVPIVMDPAPEYIAAILFVLLGVVVYYPLVYKKKRLPCMEKFNYFIQVLMEVVPPAKMPDN from the exons ATGGCAGATGGTCAACATAATGACA gtTATCTCAGGAGTCAAGAGGAGGGAACATTACCGAAAACAGAGTTGACCGTCAGTGACGTACAAACGAAAGAGAAGAATGGGGATGTGGCAGCGTCATCGGAAGAAGTCAACCTCAAAAGAGAACTGGGCCTGTTCAGTGCTGTTAGTCTCATTGTCAGTGTCATGATAG GTTCAGGGATATTTGTGTCACCATCCAGTGCCCTGCAAAGGGCAGGGTCAGTGGGTGAGTCCCTGATAATCTGGGCCTCGTGTGGTGGCATTTCATTACTGG GAGCTCTAGCGTTTGCAGAGTTAGGCACTGTTGTACCACAGTCAGGTGCAGAATACTCATACTTTCGAGCAGCGTTCTCTCCTCTCCACAAGTTCTTCGGTCCTCTTCCAAGTTTCCTGTACGTCTGGGTGGTGGTGCTGATCCTGCGACCAGCTGAAGTGGCCATCATCGTGCTGACTTTTGCTGAATACATTTACAGTCCGATAGCTTCAGCCATCAATGCTGAGCTCAGTTATTTCAAACAGGAACTGCTCAAGAAACTTATTGGAACACTTGCCTTAG GTGTAATTACATTCGTCAACTTTAGAAGTGTGAAACTGTTTGTCAGTATGAACAATATCTTCTCTTCCTTCAAGATAGTTATTTGTATGGTTGTTATTGGAGGCGGCATCTATAATCTCTGTCTag GTAATGTGGAAAACCTTAGCTCAGGATTTGAAGGCTCAAAAACTGGGCTAAAAGATATAATCCTGGCAATTTACAGTGGGTTATGGGCATATGATGGTTg GTCATCAGTGGTAATAGTTTCTGAAGAAGTTATCAAGCCAGATAA AAACATTCCAAGAAGTATAATGATAGGAGTGCCTCTAGTTACATGTCTGTACACAATGATGAATGTGGCATACATGTCCGTACTTACTGTTGGGGAAATGATATCTGTCCCAGCTGTAGCTGTA GCATTTGGTGACAAAATACTTGGacctttaaaatttattgtcCCAGTGGGGGTTGCTCTCTCTACCTTCAGCTGTGCCATGGGAATTCAGTTTGGAGTGTCAAG gttatgttttgttgcCGGTCGTGAGGGACACATGCTGGAGTCAATTTCTTACATCCATGTCCGCAGGTACACTCCTGCCCCAGCTGTTGGGATGCAG GCCTTGCTCACCTTACTGTTCATGCTGTCTGGAGACATCATCAGTCTGATAGAGTTTGCCAGCTTCCTCATCTGGACCTTTTATGGTCTAGCTTTCTTTGCTCTTATAGTTTTGAGGAAAACAAAAGCTGACACTTACAGACCTTACAAG GTGCCGATAGTGATACCTGTGGTGTTAGCAGTTTTATCAGCTGTAATAGCAGGAGTTCCCATAGTGATGGATCCTGCACCAGAATATATCGCTGCCATACTCTTCGTTCTTCTGGGAGTTGTTGTCTACTATCCCCTTGTCTACAAAAAAAAGAGACTGCCTTGTATGG